One window of Candidatus Aegiribacteria sp. genomic DNA carries:
- a CDS encoding nucleotidyl transferase AbiEii/AbiGii toxin family protein, producing the protein MTRGKPSNVAASVRQRLLKIIRETGDDSNLVWTRYATERFLYRLSVSEYAGDFILKGAMLFRAWTGQSYRPTVDMDLLGHGEDSRERLARMFQNVCEIDVEPDGLMFDVNTMEVIPIREEQEYKGKRVKLTAFLGKARIPVQVDVGFGDVVTPEARKISYPVLLDYPAPNIRAYPRETVVAEKFQTMVILGIANSRMKDFYDLYVLSREFAFDGDTLVRAIKATFKRRKTVIPIEPPQALTDEFGRDEMKSIQWNAFIRKSGLEERIPELLELLSHLRDFLLPPMKAAAGDGSFQLSWARGGPWS; encoded by the coding sequence ATGACCAGAGGCAAACCATCAAACGTTGCGGCATCTGTTCGTCAGAGACTTCTTAAAATAATCCGTGAAACCGGAGATGACTCGAACCTTGTCTGGACGCGCTATGCGACTGAACGGTTCCTCTACCGCCTTTCCGTCTCGGAGTATGCTGGTGATTTCATACTCAAGGGAGCCATGCTATTCAGGGCTTGGACGGGGCAGTCATACAGGCCAACAGTGGATATGGACTTACTTGGCCACGGCGAGGATTCCAGAGAGCGGCTTGCGAGAATGTTCCAGAACGTGTGCGAAATTGATGTCGAACCTGATGGTCTGATGTTCGATGTCAACACCATGGAGGTTATTCCAATCCGTGAAGAGCAGGAATACAAGGGAAAGCGGGTTAAGTTAACAGCATTCCTTGGAAAGGCTCGTATTCCCGTTCAGGTAGACGTTGGGTTTGGCGACGTTGTTACACCAGAAGCGAGGAAGATCAGCTATCCGGTGCTTCTGGATTATCCTGCCCCGAACATTCGAGCATACCCACGCGAGACGGTCGTTGCAGAGAAGTTTCAGACTATGGTCATCCTGGGAATCGCAAATAGTCGAATGAAGGATTTCTATGACTTGTATGTGCTGTCGCGAGAATTTGCGTTCGACGGTGATACGCTTGTCCGGGCGATCAAAGCGACTTTCAAGAGACGCAAGACAGTTATCCCGATCGAGCCACCGCAGGCCCTGACGGATGAGTTCGGCCGCGACGAAATGAAATCGATCCAATGGAACGCTTTCATTCGCAAAAGTGGCCTCGAAGAACGTATACCTGAACTCCTTGAACTGCTTTCGCATCTAAGAGACTTCCTGTTGCCTCCTATGAAGGCAGCTGCTGGAGACGGATCTTTCCAATTGAGCTGGGCCAGGGGTGGCCCCTGGAGTTGA
- a CDS encoding type IV toxin-antitoxin system AbiEi family antitoxin domain-containing protein, translating to MKYRGGKTEQILKLIRISGVVSTAEVRSHGIHHEYLRQMCGRGEIVRVGRGLYSLPNPDVTINYGLMLATKTVSRGVICLLSALRFHEIGTQAPHEVWIALDRRAARPRIRHPKMRIVRFSGMALTEGIDEHMIEGVQTRIYNPAKTVADCFKYRNKIGLDVALEALREVLRDRKCSIDELWRYAKICRVTNIMRPYIEAIV from the coding sequence ATGAAATATCGAGGTGGAAAGACAGAACAGATACTGAAACTCATTCGCATTTCAGGTGTTGTGAGCACAGCTGAAGTGCGCTCTCACGGTATTCACCATGAGTACCTGCGGCAGATGTGCGGCAGGGGAGAAATTGTTCGCGTGGGTAGAGGGCTGTATAGTCTACCAAATCCCGACGTTACAATTAACTATGGACTGATGCTGGCAACAAAGACCGTTTCCAGGGGAGTAATATGTCTGCTCTCTGCACTTCGCTTCCACGAGATTGGGACACAAGCTCCACATGAAGTCTGGATCGCTCTTGACCGAAGGGCCGCACGGCCGCGAATCAGGCACCCCAAAATGCGGATCGTTCGATTTTCTGGTATGGCTCTCACTGAGGGGATCGATGAGCACATGATCGAAGGTGTACAGACCAGAATATACAACCCTGCCAAAACGGTGGCAGATTGCTTCAAGTACCGTAACAAGATCGGACTTGACGTTGCACTGGAGGCCCTTCGCGAAGTTCTACGTGATAGAAAGTGTTCAATAGATGAACTATGGAGATATGCTAAGATCTGCCGAGTGACGAATATCATGCGTCCGTATATTGAAGCAATCGTATGA